In Buchnera aphidicola (Macrosiphum gaurae), the following proteins share a genomic window:
- the lpcA gene encoding D-sedoheptulose 7-phosphate isomerase — protein MYKKTIFSEFDVALNILKKFLEDDIQIENIQKSAILIAQSFKNGKKVISCGNGGSHCDAVHFSEELTSVYRKKRSGYPAISISDSSYMSAVGNDFGYDQVFSRFIESVGCLGDVLLAISTSGNSPNIIKAIVEAKKKKMKVIVLTGNNAGKIKKLSDIEICIPYYGYSDRIQEMHIKIIHILILIIEKEMQKH, from the coding sequence ATGTATAAAAAAACAATTTTTTCTGAATTCGATGTCGCATTAAACATATTAAAAAAATTTTTAGAAGATGACATTCAAATAGAAAACATCCAAAAATCAGCTATCCTAATCGCTCAATCATTTAAAAACGGCAAAAAAGTAATATCATGTGGAAATGGAGGATCACATTGTGATGCAGTACATTTTTCAGAAGAACTAACTAGTGTGTACCGTAAAAAAAGATCCGGCTATCCCGCTATTTCTATTTCTGATAGCAGCTATATGTCTGCGGTAGGTAATGATTTCGGTTATGATCAAGTATTTTCACGTTTCATTGAAAGTGTTGGATGTCTAGGTGATGTATTATTAGCAATTTCTACTTCTGGAAATTCTCCGAATATAATTAAAGCTATAGTAGAAGCAAAGAAAAAAAAAATGAAAGTAATTGTTTTAACAGGAAATAATGCAGGTAAAATCAAAAAATTATCTGATATAGAGATTTGTATTCCTTATTATGGGTATTCAGATCGAATACAGGAAATGCATATTAAAATTATTCATATATTAATATTAATTATTGAAAAAGAAATGCAAAAACACTAA